A DNA window from Naumovozyma dairenensis CBS 421 chromosome 10, complete genome contains the following coding sequences:
- the VPS33 gene encoding tethering complex ATP-binding subunit VPS33 (similar to Saccharomyces cerevisiae VPS33 (YLR396C); ancestral locus Anc_4.258), whose translation MNLVWNTRKFAKISRNNLCKTLNDIGGNDQILVVQPNVRPYLNRLMTFSQLTEMTNVSKIAILDDLCFDALQNIQSSMSEISIIFLIDVRVDLVIPTQLKKIVRNLSLSQLHIIHCDWKSQRTSGPMIDDKYAEQMITDQLNQDEAGSVINYVESQLHQCLKEISNKPKLNLFSWGVLPFPTIDDNVLINGILYNSDNDNMYFPRSYSMESATRSILLDNMVSCLHSLLQETSTIITNYVAIGNESKKYVELLHDRIISTRTNEDIFIEETLFGGKFQNEDLETDLIVIERDTDPITVLLTQLTYGGILDDLYTLTPYGSLQDKEDDILFDHGEDDIWEDLKFLNFGAAGPELSKIAKSLQTKYDARHNADTVGEIKQFVDSLGSLQARQKLLNLHTTLSSDVLEEVEENESLQFNRILEMEQDFLLNNLDNKACCESILDLIYEGDVSSTKIIRLVCLFSLLKVSCRDKDFETFKKELIDTFGIEICFTLERLTKAGYFISKSLDDSKNPTMESNSKIRKEFRYLSSWLDMLPTEEDIQPSSSTHIPGGFKPEEPTFAYCGVVPLTTRLIQLLYDRSILSKNYLSQQPFIISKEPNVSQTEELFEQLYGDSKIIRSGTWIAKAKGSSVTKPTNSKKEMKKYPDVVIVVFLGGVTVGEIATLNHLQSQLEAKGVKKRFIILCDDLINGNKLINSLQP comes from the coding sequence ATGAATTTGGTGTGGAATACAAGAAAATTTGCTAAGATTTCACGAAATAATCTCTGCAAAACCCTAAATGATATAGGTGGAAATGATCAGATACTGGTAGTCCAACCAAATGTACGACCTTACTTGAATAGGTTGATGACCTTTAGCCAGTTGACTGAAATGACGAATGTATCTAAAATTGCTATATTAGATGATCTATGCTTCGATgcattacaaaatattcaatCAAGTATGTCGGAAATATCAATTATCTTTCTAATCGATGTTAGAGTAGATCTTGTTATTCCAACtcaattaaagaagattgTACgcaatttatcattatctcAACTCCATATTATTCATTGTGATTGGAAATCACAACGAACTTCTGGCCCGATGATTGACGATAAGTATGCTGAGCAAATGATAACGGATCAATTGAACCAAGATGAAGCAGGGAGTGTTATAAATTATGTCGAATCCCAACTGCATCAATGTTTAAAAGAGATTTCCAATAAACCTAAACTAAATTTGTTTTCGTGGGGAGTATTGCCATTCCCAACgattgatgataatgttcTCATTAACGGCATACTATATAATAgcgataatgataatatgtATTTCCCTAGATCATATTCAATGGAATCAGCAACTAGAAGTATATTACTTGATAACATGGTATCATGTTTACATTCATTACTTCAAGAAACCTCCACTATTATTACGAATTATGTTGCGATTGGGAATGAATCCAAAAAATACGTGGAATTATTGCATGATAGGATAATTTCAACACGTacaaatgaagatattttcattgaagaaaccCTTTTTGGAGGgaaattccaaaatgaGGATTTGGAAACTGATTTGATAGTTATTGAGAGGGATACTGATCCAATTACAGTTTTATTAACCCAATTGACATATGGTGGTATTCTAGATGATTTATATACTCTTACACCATATGGAAGCTTACaagataaagaagatgatattcTCTTCGACCATGGGGAGGATGATATTTGGGAAGACTTGaagtttttgaattttggtGCAGCGGGTCCTGAATTAAGTAAGATAGCCAAATCTTTACAAACTAAATATGATGCTCGACATAATGCAGATACTGTAGGAGAAATTAAGCAATTCGTTGATTCCTTAGGGTCACTACAAGCAAGGCAAAAGTTATTAAATTTGCATACAACTTTGTCCAGCGATGTTCTTGAAGAAgtggaagaaaatgaatccCTACAGTTTAATAGAATTTTAGAAATGGAACaagattttcttttaaataatcttgaCAATAAAGCCTGTTGTGAAAGTATATTAGATTTAATTTATGAAGGTGACGTTAGCTCTaccaaaataataagattgGTCTGTCTATTCTCGCTGCTGAAGGTATCTTGTCGAGATAAGGATTTTGAGACTTTCAAAAAGGAACTGATTGATACTTTTGGTATTGAGATTTGTTTCACATTAGAAAGACTGACAAAAGCAGGGTATTTCATTAGTAAAAGTCTGGATGACTCAAAAAATCCGACCATggaatcaaattcaaaaataagGAAAGAGTTTCGTTATTTATCAAGTTGGCTAGACATGTTACCcacagaagaagatattcaaCCGAGTAGTTCAACCCATATTCCAGGGGGATTCAAACCAGAGGAACCAACTTTTGCCTATTGTGGTGTAGTTCCTTTGACGACACGGTTGATACAATTACTATATGATAGATCTATCCTGAgcaaaaattatttatcaCAACAGCCTTTTATTATATCCAAAGAACCTAACGTTTCTCAAACTGAAGAACTATTTGAACAATTGTATGGTGATTCCAAAATAATTCGAAGTGGTACTTGGATAGCAAAGGCCAAGGGTTCTAGTGTTACTAAACCAACCAATAgcaagaaagaaatgaaaaagtaTCCAGACGTTGTTATTGTGGTGTTTTTGGGTGGTGTTACCGTTGGTGAAATTGCAACTTTGAATCATTTACAATCTCAATTGGAGGCTAAAGGTGTTAAAAAGAgatttataatattatgtGATGATCTGATAAATGGTAACAAACTAATTAATAGTCTCCAGCCGTGA